ACTCTGGGTCTGTAATTGGTGTGGCAGCCTCAAAGATCTTCAAAAGGCCTTCAAGGTCATTCTCGCATTGTCCTGATGAATAGCACCTGGCTTCCTTCTAGGCACACCAATCTCCTTACCAAGCAGCCTCCTGGCCACACCCTTGGTTTTTTTCCTGAACACGCTTTTTTATTCTTTACGTGGAAAGGCAGATTTTCCAAATGCTTACATTCTCCTTCCCTTTGCATTattaatttcatctttaaattgtttatctcttcttgcattttactataagaAGTAAAAAGCCATGAACTATTCTGAATGCTTTTCTTGGCTATTTCTTCTGCCAGATATCGTAATTTATTGCTCTTCAGTTTGGGCTTCCATAAAATCTTGGGACTTAAACATAATTTAGTCAAATTCTTTGTCACAttataacaaggatggcctttcctCCAGTGTCTAATACCTTATTCCTCACTCATCTGACACCTCATCTGAGTAgcctttactgtccatatttctaccaatagTCTGTACACAACCATTGAaccataaagaagaaataaaatcatgttatttgcagcaacatgaatggaactggaggtcattatgctattttttttttaatttggagacagggtctggctctgttgcccaggctggagaggagTAACATGACCATAgatcactgcaacttcaaattcctgggttcaagcaatccttctgcctcagcctccttagtcgctaggactacaggtacactcCACcttgcctggctgatttttttattttttgtagagaaagggtttcactgtgttgcccaggctggtctggaactcctggcctcaagtgatcctcttgcctcggcctcccaaaatgctgggattacaggtgtgagccgccacacCTGGCCTTGTTATGTTTTTTTGATTCTCCAATGTACACAATATTTTTGCATGCCTTAATttctcaataacaaaaagatctCAGACCTGCTTTTTCTTAGGGCCCTTGATATTTTATTGTATTCCTGTGCCCAAAATCCCTCGTCCCAGGTACAGGAGGAGATGTGGTCCCTTGCAGCTTTCAGGAGCGGTGCCTGCCCCTTCTGCCGCTTTTCCGATCCTAAATTCGGAGCTATGTGGCTTTCCCCATTTGCATTCTGAATTAGGCAAAAAAGACCTCTCAGGCAGCCCCAGACACACTGGAACATTATAAGTAAGGTTTGCTCTGCTACTTCCAGTTAAAAGGACGGAACGGGCGATGTGCCACTGCCTTGTGCCATATGCACGGAACCACACAAGTTAGGGGCTGAGACAAGGGGGAGTAAAAACAGCAGATTTCTGACGAGATGAATGTAGCTTTTTCTTGATTATGCATTTATTTGGTTGTTGTAGCTCTTTTATAGCCTTTGACTGATTTCAGAGGTCCTATACGGTTATTTTAGCCAAACTCTTGCTGTTTTAATGTTCACATGTGGGAATGACAGCCTGAAGCTTCCCAGTCTGCCGTCTTGCtgatgtcaattaaaaaaaaatcttacatattaTCATAAATGAGATACAATATTGCTTGCATAATCGTTGCTTGGGAAGAAAAAGCATCATTGACATCtttgttttttccaattttcttcacTGGACTTAGCTAGCAtatgaaatgtttaataaatcCCTGTTATATTAATTCATGACTTGTCTTGAGGTCTTAACTTTGCATTTGTTACAACATTCACCCGGGATGAATGGGGGGAATGAAATTATCGGCCCTTCCCACTTCCAATCAATTCCTCAGCATGTGAGTCTGAGGCCAGATGCAGGTGCTGCCGTGGTTCCCGGGCTGTGGAATGACTAACTCTGCTCCATTTATGCCCACAACTCACCAGTGACTAACGGGGAAGGCTGATGAGGGCAAGCGTTACCCGGGTGACACTTCTACAACATGAACCAACTTAACCTCCCTGGGCTTTCATCATTTCTACACTCCCTGCCAGGCTTGCAGAAACTTCATCACTCGCCAGCGCCCCCTGCACAGCTTTCTGTCTTCCCATCTTACCTCACAGTCCTTGTTCCACAAAGCTGCACTTTATGTCcagcaacattttctttattcccaAAAAGCACAGTTGACTAGAAAATAAAGGCCCAACATAAAATTAGCTGAAGAGCCTACTTACTCTACAAATATTTTACGCAGTGTAGTTTAAAAGCATTTGGAATGATTTACTGAAAATCCACAGCAGGCAATGatacagcattatttttattttgataacatACAGAGGAACTTTGTCAAGTGGTTATAGTACTGCAACTGCTCAAGATGAAAAAACTATAtttgcaaacatatttttaaaacttcccagcTTGTAAACCAGATCTTGTAAGGTCAGGCTGTTTGCTGGTTTCAAAACAGTGCAGGAAGTGAGATTACTGCTTCTAATTTGGGGAAGGAATGCAGTATTCCCGGGAAGGTAAATGAGGCCAGCACAAGAAAGAAAGAGCTATCGGGAAGATGCGAGTGTTTCTCACGCATGCTGTGTCATAGCTGACTTAACCCTGCTCAAAACATCATCTTGTTTAAAGTGTTCTAAACTCATGAGTTTTATAAGGAGCACAAGGTTATAGTCACTCTAAGAATAGAAGCCCCCAGGGAATTTGTAGAAATTTGGGGGAGTTTTGGCAGAGGGCATGTAATTGGTTGGTTCGATGTCCATGTCACCCAGATCTGGAATGTCAGGATAAAACTCCAGCTGGTATCTTGACTGCATTGCCTTATGTAAAGTCTTCTACTAGAAACTCTTTCCTTTCCCAATTCAACCCCTCCTCTATAGCCCTCCAGGGTTACTCCCTAGATTTATTGAGGTCATAGGttaaatgccaccttctcaggAAGCCTTTAGTTAGCTCCTTGATATTCAGTTGCATAACTcccattattttttccttcatggaCCTTATCccaatttcatttccttgattATCGTGTAGTTTTTTAGGGTCCATCTGTCCTAAAAGTGATGAGTCCAATGTGGGCATGTatcatttatttctggttttctcCCTATACTTAGCAATTAGCACAGTATGTGGCATCCAGTCCTGGGTCACCAAAAATGtagtgaatgagtaaataaacaatTGCAAGATTAATACTCTAGACATGGAAAGGATAGAAGCCAGACAATGTGTTATCCTCCTAATTGTGCCTCTGATTCTGAGCAGTTATAAATGACACTTCATTGCttgactttttattctttatttgaaatattacCATGTTTGGATGTACAAAACCCTCCCACAATATTCTTCCTCATCtcattgaattcatttatttattttgatgtaagtTTGAACATAGAGCATAGTTTTCCACTATAGACTATACAACCTAGTGCTTGCTACAATGCAGTGAAATAGAAAGTAAGTATACCATGAGTTCACACAAATTTTCCTAGAATCAAGATGCAAAAATTACTCATTTCCAGAAAAGGAATGGTATGGGAAGAGGTCATTTAGAATGAAGCCATGGGAAATGAAGGACAGCATTTTTgtgcaaataattaaaacaatttgaatAAGCTTTTATCTGGAAGATAAATCTCTAAATTATGAAGAtatgttttatataaagaaatgtaGAGTTATAACAATAATGTGTTATTatttatatgtgtgcatgtgagccATAGAAAATTCAGTCACTGTGCTTTTTCTAGGTTCTCAGCCTCCAGCGTTAGGCAATTCAAATTGATTTATTGATTCAACTATAAAACCAAAGAACCACTCTCTTTCCATCATTTTCACCCCTTACTTTTGATGTGTGCCTTTTGTCTTTCCTAGACCTTTGTTGCTTTTGTACCTCTATACatatctttcacattttaaatggcTGTCATAGAgggtataataaaaaaattgcttCATGATAGCATGCTCAACATGCACCCAATCTCGGCTACATCTTAGGAACAAATATGCCACATGTCCACCTAGAACTACAGGAAGGCTCAGAGATAAATGTGTTATTTGCagctgaaaaaagaataattaactgatctaaacatttcttgaatattCCCATGTTTGTCTTATCTGGTAAAGCATTTTTACAAGTCATTTCATGtgtactaaataaataatacattcagTAGAAAAGACACTGAAGCACAGATTGACTAAAATACTCACTTTATACTATTACTGGACAATGGCAAAGTTGGGACTTTATAGACATATACTCCATATATGTTTATAGACACATATTCCATGGTATTTTACATGATGcaaaatattgtatatgtatttaacCAAAACAAAATGGGTGGAAATGACCCCAAAAGCCTCCTAtgaaaagatgttattttttgcCACAAAAAGATGGTTATCacagtgtcattttaaaaaaatattttttataatcatgTAAAGTTTACTCGCACAATCTTCCCTAGAATTTTCTTTAGTGCCCCTTTAACATCCTTATTTCTCAGGGTATAAATAAGAGGGTTAAGCATAGGGGTCACCACGGTGTAAAAGAGGGAAACAAACTTCCCCTGGTCCTTGGATCTACTCTTGGCTGGCTGCAGGTACATGAAGATGATGGTTCCATAGAAGACGATGACGACCgtcaggtgggaggagcaggtccCAAATGCTTTACATCGTCCAAAGACTGACTCGATCCTCAGAATGGCTTGGGCAATGTACCCATAAGAAATCAGGATGAGTGACAGAGGCAGCACCAGGAATAGGACACTAGCCACAAAGAGCTCTGCCTGGTTGAACGTGGTGTCCACGCAAGCCAACTGGATGAGCACAGGGACCTCACAGAAGAAATGATCCACTTGGCGATGCCCACAGAAGGGCAGCTGCAGAGTGAGAGTGGACTGTACCAGGGTGGTGGCCATGCCACTGAGCCATGCTGTAGATGCCAGGGCCATGCAGAGACGGGGATGCATTAAGACGGTGTAATGGAGGGGACGGCAGACAGCCACATAGCGATCATAGGACATCACAGCCAGGAGGACACACTCAGTGGATCCCAGAGCAAGGGAGACGTAGAGCTGAACCACACAGCCACCATAGGTGATGGTTTTCATGGGGTCCCGCAGGTTTACCAGGAGCTGGGGAATAACACTGCTGGTGAAGCACAGGTCCAGGAAGGagagatgggaaagaaagaaatacattggCGTGTGAAGCTTGGGTTCCAGACGAGACACCAGAATGATGGTGGTGTTCCCCAAAAGAGTTAGTAAATACAGGATCAATATGACCACAAATAGAACCTTCTGTAACTGAGGATGATCAGAAAAGCCTAACAGGATGAAACCTGTTAGGTTGCTGTCATTGGTACTCCTCACCATCCTCATATGCAAAGTATGTTCCCAAAGGCTGAGGCATAGCTGAGAAAGATGACACAACACGTGAGGTCAAATGAGTGACAGCGTTACCACCTCCCAAAGTATTGTATGTCAAGTGCTTACAAGCTACGTCTTTATAGCTGGTGACTTAGACCTGTTTACCTTCCTAATGAATGCACTCTAAGTAAACGCAAGACACATCCTCTTAATGTCTCAGCTGTCCTCTGATGCTCTCCAAAGCAGAGAAGAACAGACGGATCGAGACATACTATCATCTTATAGGTTAGACCATCCTTTCCATTGAACCAAATTTACTCCTTTGCATAATAGTAATGTCTTTCTAGTTACAGAAAGGGGGAAACTCAGATAATTCTAACTAGAGACCAAAACCTGAGGTTTTATTTCACCAATTTtcaattaagagagaaaaagcatttttcatcatccccaaagtGTGGAAATTAGTTATTAGGTTAGATGGTTGAAATATACTAGATATAACTGGCATTAATTAAAAACCAACTCCTGAGAACCTGCGTGATGTGGCCAAAGGTACGCACTTAGTGAGTCGTAAAAGCAACACTTGAATCTGTTTCTTCTGAATTTACGCCGCTGTTCATTCCAcactctctttcctcttccttccttcagttcttgtttgtttgcttgcttttattttttgcttgcttCCTTTTACAGGGACCTAAGATGCTCCTGGCCCCCAAACTACCTTTCAATAAAGAACAGTTATCTTTatgattttagatattttcttcctGGAATCATTTGCACTTTAAGCATCAGCTCAAAGTGTAGATGCAAAATGTGCTTCCTGTTACTGGAAGCATTATAATTAAAGGGGTgtttcatttccaaataaaaattatatcttatttcatttcCAAGTAGACATTATATCTGATTTATGAAATGATACTACTCAGGAAGATGCTAATTAATTCTTCATTATGGAAAGGTCAGTTCTTCCATTATCCCCACAGTTACCAAGGTGTcttctcttagaagaaaatatcctTTACTATTGTACACGCCTATAATCTTTGTTCCTAACTGTATGGAAACCTTGCTAAGAGATTAGGCTTGTGTTTTGAtgttttttgtttcgttttgtttgcATCTGACTAAGTCATCTATTTGCAGTAGTTTGTGGGATTCACGAAGCCAGGGGCCGTATTCGGCGTGAGTTGGAGCCCCAGCCCTTAAAATGTTCAGAGTAGAGTAACCCTCCAAAGTTGTTCATTCATGTTATGCCCATCATTTCATACCTCTTCTTTTCCCAAGAAAAACTTACACAGCATTAGTCAACTAGTAGATAATTGACATCattatcaaatgaataaatagataggCCTAAAAATCTGGCAGAAAAAACCTTATTAATCTTCCTCCAAATTGGAATTGCCTCAAACATGTGGGGTTCAACCATCTATTTGAATGTAgctttattaataacattaatgtGAGTAGCAGGGACTTGTAATGTGGCAACTAGTCATCatagtcacacatgttctcatcaTGATTTTCATGAACACCACAATCTTGTAATTACAAAATAGAAACACCCTGCAATATCCTTGTTAATATCTCATCCTgtttctctcactctttctcagcaGGAAGCTTCATATATTTTGCCTATAGCTAACCAAATGTCCATCTAAAGCAAATGTCTAACTAAAGcaaatgtttccttttcaaatttaCTTTCTTCAAGTAAATATTATGCAGAATTAACTCTTAGTCACTGCACATCAGTGCTCTGCAAAATGTCCCCCTGACTTTGCATCATGAGCTCGTAAGTTACTagcttttttatttccatagtaAGACTTACTGCCTCAGATCACCTTCTCTTTCATTCTGAACCTTTCACATCTTCATGGTAAACACACATGAATAAACTCAGAGAGAACAGCAGAGTCCAGGTACCTTCCAAAAGTGCATTGCAGAGCTCACAGAAAGTAACTCGTTCCACTTGTAGATAACGCTGAACTTGGGCCCATTTAACAACAGCAATTTCtctgagaaaggaaaacatcCTCATTACTCATTAGGAACATCATACATTGCTAAGCATGAAAAGTTTGAAGTAAATtctaagaaacaatttttaagatGTAAATATTGCTAGAATGACTAAGGCATTTCCATAACTTCTCTTTTTAACCTAATaactttaacaaaaataagagaaataggaaaaacatcaatatgaacagaaatcagTATGAACAGCCCTAAAATTATGAAATGCCTATAAGCCTATATCACATATTTCACATATTGTATGCctgatatattaaaatttaacaaactCACATGGACACAGAACACAAAATCCTTTTCTCTAAGCACGATCCTACACACCACTAACCTTGAAGAAACAAGGTGTAGAATGTAGCaggttttggaaaataaaatatcccaTCGGAATTGTTGTCCCATATAGAATATTGCTCGTTGCTGGGAACGTTAGCCAGATTCGCAAGTGAATGATAGAGCTGCCTGCCACGTAGAGCTGGGTATGATCTAAGTAGAAATTTCATTGATTTGGGGGAAAAGTGATTGAAAGAACTATGTATGAGTGAACCTTCCAGACGTCCACTAGCACTTTCCCACCAAGTGATTGAAGGACTGAACATAaactaaaagtattaatatttaatcctcCAGGAGAAGTTCTAAACATCTAAGTAAAAGAGCACCCaggtgaaaataaaaaagaagaagaaaaggccaAGGCAAGTCATCCCAGTATATCTGGGAAAAGGACACAACTGGTGACTGCCTATATTCAAAAACGACGGCTATCTAAGAAATGTCACAATGGGCCTAGGTTTTAAACACtaaagaaattattctataaaaacaagaaaacacacacacaaaaaaaaaaaaaaaaacacaaaagaagaaaggcCCTAAGAAATAGAAGTGAGGTACAGAATATCCATTTTAAGAAGAATTGCTCTAAGAAATGgtataaatatttgagaagatAAAAGTAATCGTCCATACTCTCCATAGACTTATTATAATCTGGAATTAGCAAAACAAGTGGTTTGAAACAAGGATGGAATTAAAAGGTGGGGTAGGCTAagctatgtttaaaaaatacagaaatatataatgcTCATGAATTATATATAGGAAGTGAAAGATACAGCATAATTAAGATATGCTTGAGTAAATGCAATggaaacaaataaggaaaaggtAGCTCCTAAGAAAGGAGATATAAAAAATTCAAGCAACAAAAATATGATCTATGCTAAAATTCTCAGTAATTTTCTTGACATCAGTAGCTCACTTTTCAACTCTATGAAAACTATATCTAAGCTATAACAGTAATTCTTACAGTTGTTTTTAACTATATATACATTAAAGATATATCACTGATAAATTTTTATACATCAATAACACAACATAAGCCAACCCCACCTTTTAATTCTATTCTTGTTTCAAACCACTTGTTTTGCTAATTCCAGGTTATAGTAAATCTATTGAGAGTATGGACGATTACTTTTatcttctcaaatatttatacTGTTTCTTGGAGCAAttcttaaaatgcatattctatATCTCACTTCTATAAAAAGTTTAGGTCATTAACAAGGTATTAAGCCttcatgaataaaatagaaattttgttctttatattcTATAGCTCATGGCTATAAAACTggaatcaataacaaaaagtttGATAACAGGTGATGCCAAAATTTCAATAGAGATTATTAGAATgcaacattaaaaagaaaactgaatgtCAAAACATAAGAATATTCACAGTTTTAACAGTCTTatgaaacaagataaaataaggaaataattacgttaaataagcttttaaaaactaacagaaaataaaacttagcaaaagcaaaaaccacaccttaaaaaattaacaaaagcaatcataaataataatgaaaagccCCTAAATAAAGCAttcaaaaaaaagagaactaatagcacattaatataataatagaaaattcataaatatatatggcAAATTTTGGCAATGCTTCAGAGACATTTTAATAGAATTGACTTCATATAGCAATTGCCATACAACAC
Above is a genomic segment from Lemur catta isolate mLemCat1 chromosome 13, mLemCat1.pri, whole genome shotgun sequence containing:
- the LOC123649349 gene encoding olfactory receptor 2G2-like; protein product: MRMVRSTNDSNLTGFILLGFSDHPQLQKVLFVVILILYLLTLLGNTTIILVSRLEPKLHTPMYFFLSHLSFLDLCFTSSVIPQLLVNLRDPMKTITYGGCVVQLYVSLALGSTECVLLAVMSYDRYVAVCRPLHYTVLMHPRLCMALASTAWLSGMATTLVQSTLTLQLPFCGHRQVDHFFCEVPVLIQLACVDTTFNQAELFVASVLFLVLPLSLILISYGYIAQAILRIESVFGRCKAFGTCSSHLTVVIVFYGTIIFMYLQPAKSRSKDQGKFVSLFYTVVTPMLNPLIYTLRNKDVKGALKKILGKIVRVNFT